The genomic interval GACGGTCTTGTCAGTATATGTCCGGCGGATCTTGTGGATGTGTTAATTACGGACGCAGGAATATCGCCAAATCTTAAAAGGTCTTTTGAAGAGAAAGGCATTAAAGTAATTGTTGTGTAAATCACGGGTGAAAAGACTGAAATCATAAGGGGCTGTATTCTTTATAAGGTAGGAAACGGTAAAATAGTAAGAGAGGTGACAATGCGTGAAAGAAGGCATGTTGTTAGGCATTGATGCAGGTACTAGCAGCGTAAAAACAAGTTTGTTTACTGTACAGGGGAAGTTAATCAGAGAGCTGTCTTTTCCTGTGGATGTCTTAAACCCTACCAATGATCAGGCTGAAATCGATGTAGAACTTCTTTTCCGAAATTTGCTGAAGACAATCAAGGAGATTGTCGTGGATGTCGAAGACCAAGTACAAGCAATTGGTCTAAGTGTAACTTCACCCACTTTAATTTTCCTAGATCGGGATTTGCGGGCAATTCGTCCAGGGATCGTTTATCTTGATAATCGAAGTATCAAAGAAGTTGAGCAAGGGGTTGAAAAGTTTGGCGGCAGTAATATGTATTTTGCCAGAGTTGGAAATAATCCGAGTCCGTCTACTTGCGTGGCGGCAACGATCAATTGGATACGAAGTAATGAACCAAATACTTGGAATGAAACGGTTAAATTTGGCTTTTTAAATACGTATTTAGGCGCGCAGCTTACAGGAAATATTGCGGTAGATCCGACGGTTTCTTCCTACTCAGGTTTAATGAGAGTCAGAAATCCGTATGTTTGGGAACCTAAATTTTTAGAAATTTTTGATATTGATGACGATTATTTGCCGGAGATATTACAATCATTCGGCAAGGTTGGCGGTTTAAAGAAAGCAGTTGCCGAGTTATTAGGATTGCGAGAGGGAATTCCGGTTGCGATCGGTGCTGCAGATACTGCAGCGACGAGTTTTGCCCTAGGAGTAAATCAACATGGCAATGTTTTTCAAAGTATGGGAACTTCTGAGGTCATCACGTTTTGCTTAAATACGCCTAACTTTAGTCCGGCATTTATGAACCGAGGCCATGTAATTCCAGGCTTATGGTTATCGAATGGTGCAATGAGTACGGCAGGTGCTTCGATTAAATGGGTAATGAAAAATGTCTTTTCGGATTTTTCATCCGAGGAAGATTTGGAAAGTCTTGCACGATCGTCGCCGCGGGGGGCAAATGGATTGGTTTTTCTTCCTTATTTATGCGGTGAAAGAAGTCCGGTATTCGATACACGCGCATGTGGTATGTTCTTTGGTCTCAATATCAATACTTGTAAAGCGGATATCGTACGTGCGGTTTATGAAGGCGTTGCTTATGGGATGCAACAGATTTATAAAATCGGCAGCGATCGCTGGGATATTTCTCCCGAGTATATAAAATGTGTCGGTGGTGCTTCAAAGAGTGCATTGGCAATCCAGCTTAGGGCTGACGTGTTGAATACGCAGATTCGGACGATTGAATCAAGTAATACGGCAGCGTATGGAGCCGCGATGCTCGGTGCAATGGCAGCAGGAATTTATACGGAAATCGAAGATGTTCCATGTATTGAAAGTTATGGGAGAGTGGTTGAAGCAGATGCTGATAATGTAACTTTTTTTGATAAACATAGTTCTATTTATCGTCAGTTATATCCAAATTTAAAAGAGCTGATGAGAAAACAATATGATTTTCTCAATGGTGAAATTCCGAAATCTGTTTGATGAGAGCGAACAAAAGTAATTTGGAGGAATTTAAAATGTCTGAAATTTCAAATGATTCGAAAATAAATACGGCTGCTCAAACGGTGCAATTAAAAACGCATTTTCGCTGGGTTATCATGGGGATCATTTTTGTGACCTATGCGATAAATTATATGGATCGGACGAATATCGGTGTTGTACTCCCTTTTATTTCAGAAGACTTTGGTTTAAGTAATTTTGAAGCTGGTGCGCTGGCAAGTACGTTCTTCTTAGGATACGCTGCATCGCAGATTCCAGCGGGATTTTTCTTCAGTAAATTTGGAACACGAGGCTTGGTTTCGTTGTCTATTTTAGGATTTTCTTTGTGCACATATCTCATCGGGACGGCTTCTTCACCATTTATGATTAAAGTCTATCGGTTTTTGTTAGGGGTCAGCGAAGGCCCTACGCCAGTTGGTTGTGTATCAACAATTAACAATTGGTTTCCCGCAAAGGAAAAGGGAACAGCAACAGGCCTTTACATTGCCTCAACGATGTTTGCGCCAATTCTTGTGCCGCCGCTCGTAGTTTGGATCGCACTAGAGTATGGTTGGAGAAGTGTTTTTTTCTGGTTTGCAATACCGGGGCTTGTCATGGCGGTGATTTGGTATCTTTTTGTAAAATCTAGCCCAGAAAAAAGTGAGCATGTATCAGAAAGCGAGTTAGCATATATTCGCGAGTCAGATCTTGCACTTACTGAAAAAGTTGAAAATACAGTAAAAAGAAGCCTTGGCTGGATTGATTCTTTTATTCGGGCAAAAAAAGTGGCGATTTTGGATACCAATCTGCAGGTATTTAAGTCGCGAAATATATGGGGCATATGCATTGCGTATTTTTTAATGGTAAGTGTTCTTTATGGATTATTAACGTGGATTCCATCTTATTTAGTAAAAGAGAAAGGTTTCTCCTTCATGAAAATGGGGCTGGTTGCCGCTGCGCCCTGGATCGGTGGATTTATTGGATCGATTGTGGGTGGCTGGCTTTCTGATAAGGTTTTTCTGAAACGGCGTAAACCGACGATGATCATCACGACCTTATCAACGGCGATTATGATGGCTGTGTTAATTAATATTCCCAATGATCCGAATGCAGTAGCATTTGCCTTATTTATGACAGGTTTTTTAATTAATGTCGGTTGGCCTGCTTTTACGGCTTATCCGATGGGAATGTCATCAGGCAGCACATATCCTGTTGCCATTTCACTGGTCAATACAGGCGGCAATTTAGGTGGTTTCTTTTCACCCATGATCGCGGGATT from Massilibacillus massiliensis carries:
- a CDS encoding xylulokinase, yielding MKEGMLLGIDAGTSSVKTSLFTVQGKLIRELSFPVDVLNPTNDQAEIDVELLFRNLLKTIKEIVVDVEDQVQAIGLSVTSPTLIFLDRDLRAIRPGIVYLDNRSIKEVEQGVEKFGGSNMYFARVGNNPSPSTCVAATINWIRSNEPNTWNETVKFGFLNTYLGAQLTGNIAVDPTVSSYSGLMRVRNPYVWEPKFLEIFDIDDDYLPEILQSFGKVGGLKKAVAELLGLREGIPVAIGAADTAATSFALGVNQHGNVFQSMGTSEVITFCLNTPNFSPAFMNRGHVIPGLWLSNGAMSTAGASIKWVMKNVFSDFSSEEDLESLARSSPRGANGLVFLPYLCGERSPVFDTRACGMFFGLNINTCKADIVRAVYEGVAYGMQQIYKIGSDRWDISPEYIKCVGGASKSALAIQLRADVLNTQIRTIESSNTAAYGAAMLGAMAAGIYTEIEDVPCIESYGRVVEADADNVTFFDKHSSIYRQLYPNLKELMRKQYDFLNGEIPKSV
- a CDS encoding MFS transporter, giving the protein MSEISNDSKINTAAQTVQLKTHFRWVIMGIIFVTYAINYMDRTNIGVVLPFISEDFGLSNFEAGALASTFFLGYAASQIPAGFFFSKFGTRGLVSLSILGFSLCTYLIGTASSPFMIKVYRFLLGVSEGPTPVGCVSTINNWFPAKEKGTATGLYIASTMFAPILVPPLVVWIALEYGWRSVFFWFAIPGLVMAVIWYLFVKSSPEKSEHVSESELAYIRESDLALTEKVENTVKRSLGWIDSFIRAKKVAILDTNLQVFKSRNIWGICIAYFLMVSVLYGLLTWIPSYLVKEKGFSFMKMGLVAAAPWIGGFIGSIVGGWLSDKVFLKRRKPTMIITTLSTAIMMAVLINIPNDPNAVAFALFMTGFLINVGWPAFTAYPMGMSSGSTYPVAISLVNTGGNLGGFFSPMIAGLLLDQFNSFTNVFIYFGLAAALAFVILLTLDEPVNEA